The stretch of DNA TTCCCTCTGAAGCCATCCTTTCAGATATAAAGACGGGCTTCCAATTAAAATTGTGTCTTTCTTGCTTGGATATCCCCAATACTGATGGTCCCATGCTGAAACTTTCATGCCTCCGAAAAAATGTGTCTTTTTGATTAAACTGTGTGAACTCTTGTTGAAAACTGTCCCTTTTAAGATCAGGTTTTTCTTCATTTGGGTCATATGGAATGTCAAAAGGGTTTCGTCTAGGCTGTAGAATAGATGGAGCGGATCCAGGAATGGGTGGTAATCCCATGGTAGCAAATGATTCATCAGGGAAATCAAAAGGGTTGCGTCTAACAGAAATAGGTGCAACATTACAGGGAATATCGGCACTATCTAAGTCTATTAGATTCTTTTCAACTATCTTTCTCCTTGCCATTCTCCTAGCAATAAGACTCTCCAATCGCCGATTCCTTTCAAGCTCCAAAGTTCCAAGATCTATGAGATTCTTTTGGTCATCCTCTGTCCACTTGATAGCAGATTTACTTTCGTCCTCTTTGCCACCCTCCATTTCCTCTTCCTCTTCGTCAAAACAGTCTTCTTCCACTTCACCACGGTTTTCAATATCTTCATCTGATTCACCACTGTCATCATCACTGGTCTGAGATTTCTCAGATGCAGCATTAGAACCGTCACGAGACAAGCTAGCAGGCTGCGGGGCTTCTACGTCTAAAAGTGGGTGGAGCTCATCAAGCATCGGAATGATGTCAGCCATGGAAGCATCCGGTGAAGAACTCTCTGCCTTATCAGATCCCGAATCCTCAGAGTCATCCTCATCACTGTTGTTCTCCACCTGTTTCCAAGATGAACTGGGTGAACACTCTGCGTCACCTTCCTTAAAAGAATCAAACTCGCCTCCCAAAGCTTTCCCATcctcattttcaaaaatatcatCATTTACATTTTGAACCATGACATACTGTTTCTCAATAGCTTCATCGTCACTTGAAACAACTTCAGACGTGAGGTTCCCGTCATGAACTTCCTTGCTGTTTCCCAACTCAAAACTATGGAATTCCCTTTCCACATCCCCTTTTACTTGCATCTCAGGCTGAACATCCGGCAAGTGTTCGTCATCCAGCGCAGAGTCATAAAGCAAACCACGATCTTCCTCAGTCCTGtcatctttctcacccaccaaaCTTTCTTCTTCAATACCACTCTCTTCTATATCACTCCTACGTTCCGAATATCCTCTCACGAAATAGCTCTCATCTCTATCAGAAACAACAGTTTCACCCTCCAAAAACGCGGTTTGGAAGGATGAAATGTCATGAGTTGTAACTTTCTCTTCCTTTTCAAACTCAGGCACATTTGTCTGCCCAAAACTGAGAAGAGTCCCAAGCAAAACAGCAGTGCAGACCAAAACAGGAGATGCAGAAACCAAAATAGAAAACAGAAAAGGAAAATATCTGTACAAGAAAAGCAAAAATCCTAAAAAACCCACAAGAAATGGATGATTGCACGCTGATCTGTAAACCCCTCTGATTGGAATGAAAACAAGTTTCCTAATTTTGATTCCAATCTCAATCGCTGATCCCATCTCCCTCTCTTTTGATAACTCCCCTATAGTTCAAACCTGTTTTTGGTTCATCCaccataaacaaaacaaaagggTACCCTAAATAAGATCCAGTGATCCATGATCAACAGTTAAGAAAAGCTAAAATAAGAAAGTtttgatatttatcaaaatttaagcTAAAAACTTACCTCACCACCAATGAATCAAAACGAATCACACAGAACCACAATGATAAATCCAATCCCTGAAaaccaaaacaaacaaaaaaagtttttttttgggTGAATGATGAATTGGTCACTGTATAATCAATTAAGGGAAAAAGCGTGGAcgaatatgtaaaaaaaaaaatgaaatttttgagATAAATGACTCACCAGATATGATTGTAGAAACAAGAGAAATCAAAGGGTATGTGAGAATCCTCTTGTTTTCTATGTTTCTTGTTTCGTTTGCTTTATGAGACAAAACATTCGTAAAAGGAGCTgaaaatgtgtgtgtgtgtgtgtgtgcgttTATGTTATGGCATTGGATATGTGATCTTTGGTGGTTTGACAAAAGAGAGTGTGGGGCGGCAcgaaaagaagagaaagagaaagattgaattgaatgaaaaaaagaaaagaaaatgatagcATACTATCATCACATTATTACAACTATattctaatttttctttttttcattgtTGCTATCTGGAAAGAAACCTTTTACTCTGTCATGTTCTCATGTTGTGAGATCTAAATTGTGGGACATGTCATGGTAATTTTGGTTTAGGGATTCTAGAGTTTCATTCctatattcaatttaattcaTGATGACATTGGTGTTCATGACTCACCTTGGTTGTtttgtttgattatttttactttttaggtAAGAAGAATTctttgagtaaaaaaaagtaAGGGGAATTCTAGAGGTCAAATTTTCATTGTTGTGACCGATTAAGATGTGGAATACAATTTGATggctaataaataataatgtaggGATATTAACATGAATATAAagtttttaccaaaaaaaaaaacatgaataaaaaaatccaacgatttaataatttagatatatatatatatagttgtcaaataaattattttagatatacAATGTATCAatattgttttatgtttttttctaCTAAAATTTTGTTAAGTTTTGTAAGTTGTAGTTTAATTGACAATACCAACATTGATGATTAGTTGAACATTTTTTAGTCTGACTTAAATTTTAACGCATAATCTTCCCTttgaatatatgattttattaatgatatttattcttttataatcataataaatatcTTATTGgcttcttaatttattttaaaaaattaatttagtctCATAActctaaaatcaataaattgattccttaacttatttttgttAAACCAAGTTAATTTTTTCATGAATTAGACATTAACACCGTTAATTGTTATCTTCTTTAAAATAATacgataaaataatttattttattaaatatgtcaTTTATATTGACATATATGTCATTTAAATCCAAACGTAATACTCATTAATCCTCTCTTCATATATTTAATAGTGTTAATTTTTTTGCGTGAAATAATAGCAAGTATTCCAattcaactaattttttatttataaaaagataacagagaaatattaattaattaattaataaaaagaaaaaattgaataaacatGCATGAATGTTGGTCACGATCATTGCTGCCTCGAGTTTCTGAcaatttttctgttttttattcCATAAAACATGCGATATGTCAGTGTTTTGTTCTTCCAGGCTGGTGTTGGTGTTGGACCACCTACACATTTAcaagttaatttaataaaatctttTAATTCGGTTTCTGATTTTGGACGGCAATGGCAAGTGAAGTCTAAAGTCTTAGTCTACTAtctttagttttgtttttggaCGGCAAGTGAAGTAAGGAAAAGGAAAGAAGATAAATAAGAAAacttggtaaaaaaaaaataacttcttGGATATCCATTAATAGAGATGagtatatatacatacatatttcCCATACTAATAAAACTCTATTCGCTCATTAGAATAGTTGAGGGTAactgtaagaaaaaaaaatagttgagaGTAATTTGTATGAGAATCTATTTGTACTAATTAATGATTACATTTATCAGTTAAATGCTTCCTTGCTGAAATATCAGGCCTACTCAAAATTGATGATGCAATTTTTCTGGTACACGACGNNNNNNNNNNNNNNNNNNNNNNNNNNNNNNNNNNNNNNNNNNNNNNNNNNCACGACGCTAACCACACATCACCAACTAACAAATGCATCcaagaaaaattatttcttcTGAATTTTGATGCTCCTtaagaaatcaaaattttaaattttaaattttaaatcagtcactaagaagaaaaaaaaaacgataaaTTTGGTTCTTGAAAATTAAAAGGCACTACTCTAGTCATCAAGAATCTCAAATGTCTATTGAAtgtctttttttaaaatgatgaaTCACTTTAGtctgatatttttaataactaaatagtaaatacatatttttactTATAGACTAGTTTGAGCCTTGACTCTAAAAACTAtgtaacttttaaaataaaataattaacttataaatgttataatttccaataaaaaaatttatgtttatctGTCAACTTCTTAATTACTGTTGTTAGCAAGCAACTGTACTAAACTTTAAAGGGGAACATGTTTTTGTATGTTAGCATTTAGGACATAGGTAAATGAAAGAGTGGTGGGTGGTACTTCTCAACAAAGCCTTAGACATTACACACCCACCACAATCCCACTCCACCTTGTAAAGACAGAGGGAGGaagaaaaaattaacattatttcCTGAGTGCTAGTTGAAATCCTCTTGCCAAAAGATCCAGCTCAAATTTCATCCCACTTTCAGTGAAAAGGTGTATGGCTCCGTATATTTACATCTGCTGCTGTGGATAGTGGTCTAATGGGTCATTGGTTGAAAGAAAGGGTGCAGATGTATGATGTATCACTTTAAAACCAACAATACATTAGTTTGGTAAATTTTGGATGAGTAACATAATTGACCCTGCCAGTGCCTAGTGCTCTTTTGGTTTAGCTCCATCTTCCTCCAAGTTTGAATAAACCGCTTTATTACCGGGTGAATCATCCTCATAATCATTACTTGATTGCAGTGATTCATTAACTTCTGAGTTGAAGAAAGTAGGGGTTGAACATGAGCTGAAGAAAGTAGGGGTTGAACATGAGCTCAAAAAAGTAGGGGTTGAACAGCCAGAATCAATAAAACCAGTTATCCTTTTGTCGTCTTCTCTCATTTTTTGACCATAAGCTTCAAAGTTCATTCCAGCTGTATTATTCCCGCCAAAACAGGATTCCAGCTTGTCCATGTCAAAGAGTTCTTCCATCATCATTCGGCTCCTATGGTTGTCAGGGTAAGCAAATGTCACCTTTTTGTAAGTTTTGTGTTCAAGAAATGGTTTCACCATCTGTTCCAAAGAATGCACACTTATCACACCAGAAAACAAATATAACATACAATACAGAATCTCAATCTCAGAGGTAGAACAAATTTCAACAGAAAATGAAAGCAACAAAGAAAACTATGGCTTGCGTTTCTTCTTATAAATCATAGGACTCTAATCAAACCTGCCACACCACAACTCACTTGAAACTAGTATTATTTCACTGAAGTTGGAATAACATTCTCTCAAATTATATATGACTAAGCAGATGTGTGTACATATATGAATTCCCATCAAGCACATATTTTTGTGTCTTCTTTCGCATAATAATTTCCATGTAAAATCTTCAATTTTTATAACAGCAACAGTGTAAACTTCAGCAAGTAGCCAAGCAATTGAAAGGTAAACAAAAACATTTTCTCTTTCCATGTCATTATCAATATCACACATCAGTAAGCCAATTTTATCACACACATaagtctatataaaaaaatccaaACCCCTGAAacgagagagaaaaaaaattggtgaTAAAGAAGACAAGAGGTATTATGATATTGTACCGTCCAAAATGACTCGAACAATTTTGGCGGATTGTACAAGACTGCAAGGCCCAATCTTTCAGGGTAATGATTCTGCAAGACTTGAGCAGTTTCTCGGGTAACCTTTACTGATATGCACGATGTGCTCCACCCTTGAAAATCAATTAGCCAAACCATTTGATCTTGTTTGGAATTTAGATTCAATATGGCCTTCTCCAAACAGTAAACAAGGTACTTGATCTGCACAATTGCCGAGCTCGTACTCTATATTGGATAAATAAGGTCTTAGTCAAAGGATTGAATCTTCAATTATATTAACGATGACATCTATAAAACAAGAAGGATCAAGTACAACCACACAAAATGAAATTTGAGTGAATTCCATCAAGATGCTTAGATTACCTGAAGTCCAGctttaataacaaaaacaacCCTTCCTTGCTTGTCCAAGTAATCAGCCCTATATAGCCTTCCCCTGAAAGCTTCCGGAGCTACATCATCCTAATTGTATGTAAAAAGTAGAAAATGATCTTTTAGTTGCACCTATCTACTTACAAGTAAGTAACTCATCACAGTTTAAAACAACCTGACCATGGTCAGGAATGTTACTGTAATCGGGTAAACAGAATAAAATCTGGTAGACAGTGTTACAGTGATAAAGCCTCCAAATTTACTTGTTTGTAATGAAAATTAACATTTGCAAAATGATAGATCTGTCCTAGTTACAGCGAGTACATTCCTAAAACTAAATCTAACtgctttgtttttgttgttcttCATTAGGTTTGAGTTATATTTATCTAAGTTCCCAAGCTCTACGTGTTAACCATACCAAAAAGCACATAGAGGACTAGTATATTTAACCAATTTTAACACTTCATAGTTTTTCAAATTGAACTCATACtttattgtttttgaaaaaaagagataaaaagtaACATTTGATTCATACCCATTGAATCTTCTCAGGCTTGAACTCCAGCCTCCATTTTATGGTGCCTTTTAACATCTTTGCAGCCTTCATAGTATTATAGTTTCGTGCTCTAAGAAACCTTAGCACCGCTGCATCCGAACACATAGCCGGGAACTTATCGGCAATTGGACCGATTATCTTTTTGACTTCTCCAACCTGGAATGaaaaaaggaaatcaaacattTTGTCACTTCAAAATCTCTCCAGAAAATGCAATCACTACTCGAAAACAACCTCCTAGCTGTGGAGTAGTTTCCCTGGTCATCCAAATTCCAATAGAAACTAGGAAGAGAACTAATTCTCCTAATTTGATCACAACTGACTTTTGGAAGGTCGGGGATTTTAAGAAAATGTACTCATTGCCTAACAAATAATTTGAATACATGCTTTTGGGTGGAAGCATATCATAGAGACTGCACgtttaatcaaatttaacacTTCAGGTTCTTAAAATAGGGCCAAATTAATGTCTAGTACCTTGGCCTGCTGCTCATCTGGAGATATAGTTTTTTCAAACACACTTTCTTTCAATTTCTTAAATGACATCTTTCTTTTCAAATCTTAACCAAGCTAAAACATCCTGAAATATGAAATATGTACAGAATAAAGTCATACTTTCAGATGCTTGTTAAGTACATAAAATGAAGTACTGAAACAAAAATGGCATTGCATTACAACTAATTGCTGTTAAATAGACAGTTGCAACATAAACGGCGCTTCGCTGCTCAGTTTGGATAAAAAAATGGCCAAAATCACCATCCCGCTATTTCATCTGCACATGATTAGATTGATGAAGTATTATTTACAATTCACTAAACATACATTGATAATGTTTTACTTAACAGTACTTGCTTATATTCAACTACTGTCTCTTTAGCAGTGTATTGTATGTAGCCATGGTTTAAAATGTAAGAAAATGAGAGATGCACTCATATGCCAATCCTTTCGTAAGAATAGATAATTTTTTCCTTTGTGTGATAACTACCAAACACAACTGCACAAAGGAGAATAAAATCATCTCCTTCCCCACCCCAATCCCAAttccaagaagaagaaaaaaaaggctGAAAATAATTTATGGCAACAATAAAGCACCATTATCCCTCTGTTGCCCTCATTTAGGGGAAAGTagaataatactaataataagtTTCACCTTAAACACATCACATAACAAAAATGGTCAAAACAGATAATACATGTAACTACAGAATAACAAAATCGAGGACCATCCATGGCTAATAATAATTCACTGCTTTCATGGGACAACTGTAGGTTTCATTTGAATGTTGGAAAGTAGAGAAGAGAATAAAGTGAAAAAGAATATGAATAGTTAGACATTTTTTATGCTATAGAGCATTCCTCAAAATAAGTAACCAAGAGTAAGTGGTAATGTTCTTTGTTTCTGATTCTGACACTAATTTACAGTCTATCCCAACCAACCAACCTTCACACGAATTCGGATACAGTTACTTACtcttattatttgatatattgaaAATCTCACTTCTTTATTAGAACATAAAATCACAAGACTTTACAAGCCTATCCAAATAACATGAATTCAAAAATGTGAAAAATCCTCCTCCCCGAAAAAAAGAACATAGTTCCCTACCAAAACTATCTCACACTTAACAATCTTGGAGAGTTCTGCAATTTGCCAAGAATGAGCAATCGAACCATGACCTAAAATATCatctatatttaaattattaattaattaactagaACTTGAATATGCTCAATTTTTATCATCAGGCAGATAAAACACACCATTGTTTGCATTATCATGCCAGTTCATGATTATTCTTCGTATCCTAAAATGGCATGACATTAAAGAACCATCTCATTCACTCGAAACACTAACAAATTAGGGTATGTTTGGTTTgagaaaatgttttattttcatttcCTAATAaccttgtttttattttgtacaAGCCTTTGGAAATAGGTActgaaatgaaaacaaaaaggtTTTTGTCATTCAATATCAAAATAGTaaacaaaaacagaaaatattttctcaaatcAATCACACAAGTACTTAAACAAAAGTTTTACAAATTCCAATCATAGTTATCAGAACACGATTAATATCACGAATTGCCAAGTTTGAATCATAAATCGTTTCAAATCATATGTTTCAAAAGAACATCATGAAATTGTATTCTACGAATAAAACCATTTGCGATTTATATGACACAAAAGGAATAGTCTAACCACGTGATTTGTGTGACTATCATTAACAACTATGATTGATTCCAACAAAgggatgaataaataaataaacacaattcAATTT from Cicer arietinum cultivar CDC Frontier isolate Library 1 chromosome 3, Cicar.CDCFrontier_v2.0, whole genome shotgun sequence encodes:
- the LOC101513460 gene encoding uncharacterized protein, whose amino-acid sequence is MSFKKLKESVFEKTISPDEQQAKVGEVKKIIGPIADKFPAMCSDAAVLRFLRARNYNTMKAAKMLKGTIKWRLEFKPEKIQWDDVAPEAFRGRLYRADYLDKQGRVVFVIKAGLQSTSSAIVQIKYLVYCLEKAILNLNSKQDQMVWLIDFQGWSTSCISVKVTRETAQVLQNHYPERLGLAVLYNPPKLFESFWTMVKPFLEHKTYKKVTFAYPDNHRSRMMMEELFDMDKLESCFGGNNTAGMNFEAYGQKMREDDKRITGFIDSGCSTPTFLSSCSTPTFFSSCSTPTFFNSEVNESLQSSNDYEDDSPGNKAVYSNLEEDGAKPKEH